A genomic region of Dactylococcopsis salina PCC 8305 contains the following coding sequences:
- a CDS encoding DUF309 domain-containing protein — MPSSSFWQGVTQFNQQQFYDCHDTFEELWMEAPIYDRAFYQGLLQIAVGCYHLSNSNWRGAVILLGEGMGRLEKYEPFYYQVNVSQLLDESNQLLDQLKEIGEEEIINWVEHFQATSLPKIVTVKEENNDS; from the coding sequence ATGCCATCATCTTCCTTTTGGCAAGGCGTTACACAATTTAATCAACAACAGTTCTATGACTGTCACGATACCTTTGAGGAGTTGTGGATGGAAGCACCGATTTATGATCGTGCTTTCTATCAAGGACTGTTGCAAATAGCTGTTGGCTGCTACCATCTCAGTAATTCTAACTGGCGAGGGGCAGTCATTTTATTAGGGGAGGGGATGGGACGACTGGAAAAGTATGAACCGTTTTACTATCAAGTTAATGTGAGTCAATTACTGGATGAAAGTAATCAGTTACTTGACCAGTTAAAAGAAATTGGAGAGGAGGAAATTATAAATTGGGTGGAACATTTCCAAGCGACTTCTCTTCCTAAAATTGTTACCGTGAAAGAGGAAAACAATGATTCCTAA
- a CDS encoding ABC transporter ATP-binding protein: MKHLAIETKGLTKQYDRSVAVCEVDLQIETGEVYGLIGPNGAGKTTLIQMLAGIEEPTVGEIYWFEEKMSFNQSRSPLKRRLGYLPDDFPLYDGLTVWDYLEYFARLYYLRPPQLRRRLEEVLELVQLTSKRNSLIATLSRGMRQRLSLARTIIHEPILLLLDEPVSGLDPISRQQFREIIKVLQEAGMTILISSHVLSDLAELCTSIGIMELGYLVESASLDELYRRYSQQELLISALDNLEGLGEQLLGFTGVETYQILASEKQIKVQFQGSDDDKYKMLRSLLNSGFKITEFHSQKQDLEKLFLQLDHKQVS, from the coding sequence ATGAAACATTTAGCCATTGAAACCAAAGGATTAACTAAACAATACGATCGATCCGTTGCGGTTTGCGAGGTGGATTTACAAATAGAAACAGGAGAAGTTTATGGGTTAATTGGTCCCAACGGCGCGGGAAAAACTACTTTGATTCAGATGTTAGCTGGAATTGAAGAACCAACCGTCGGAGAGATTTATTGGTTTGAAGAGAAAATGAGTTTCAATCAATCTCGTTCACCTCTTAAACGTCGTTTAGGATATCTTCCCGATGATTTTCCTCTATATGATGGTCTCACAGTTTGGGATTATTTGGAATATTTTGCTCGTCTGTACTATCTGCGTCCTCCCCAACTGCGTCGTCGTCTGGAAGAAGTGTTAGAGTTAGTTCAACTAACCTCGAAACGAAATAGTTTAATTGCAACTTTATCACGGGGAATGCGTCAAAGATTAAGTTTAGCGCGAACCATTATCCATGAACCGATTTTATTACTTTTAGATGAACCCGTTTCTGGTCTTGATCCAATTTCTCGTCAACAGTTTCGAGAGATTATTAAAGTCTTACAAGAAGCGGGAATGACCATTTTAATCTCGTCTCATGTGTTAAGTGATTTAGCCGAACTTTGCACCTCAATTGGCATTATGGAGTTAGGTTATTTAGTGGAAAGTGCTTCCTTAGATGAACTTTATCGCCGTTATTCTCAACAGGAATTGTTGATTTCTGCATTAGATAATCTAGAGGGGTTAGGGGAACAATTACTGGGTTTTACGGGTGTGGAAACTTATCAAATTTTAGCGTCAGAGAAACAGATCAAAGTTCAATTTCAAGGAAGTGATGATGATAAATATAAGATGCTTCGATCGTTGCTTAATTCGGGTTTCAAAATTACCGAATTTCATAGTCAAAAACAAGATTTAGAAAAGCTATTCCTACAACTGGATCATAAACAAGTCTCTTAA
- a CDS encoding S8 family peptidase — protein MSANFSPFSISNPLLETLNFTLFKVYESYQTYLESDNPAGEFNPNLPLLNMEGNRIEIELIPKWTIEQLVRDLSNYDFTLESSNDRAVIGEISILELPEIAQLETLTLVRPHYNPINNEIGVNDKATTYLENPFVTNTEMDKLGFHLTNLYHRGLENPNHIDEMFPYLDLQEGQVTIELFATENPSELLADLNQFDFSLNSSFGQIITGDISVSELNRLAALDSLHFARPVYQPLADVGSTTSQADVSTNSDVAREVFGVTGEGVTIGVLSDSYNNLGGAANDMATGDLPNEIDVLADLSRGGSDEGRAMLQLVHDIAPDADLSFRTAFGGKTDFAQGILDLAEAGADIIVDDVIYLNEPFFQDGIIAQAVDEVVAQGVSYFSSAGNSGRKSYESEFRNSGEVFDLGRFQLDAHDFDPGEGVDLFQEITIPTGGQVSFSFQWDEPFFSVSGGNGARNDIDIFLLDEDKTNILAGSLDANIGNDPIEIFSFTNDGSFDSNQFHIAIGKTLNSDAPDLMKYVGFGNFSVQEFDTESSTLFGHANATSAEAVGAAFFGDTPAFGTNPPEIESFSAAAGTPILFDTEGNRLPEAEIRQKPEIVAPDGTNTTFFGNDIAADADSDPNFFGTSAAAPHAAAVAGLLKEADPSLNPTEVSNLLKSTAIDMDDPATPEFDTGFDSRTGYGLIQADEALGALENDQQVLAAAESLTLDVDGNGDADALTDGLLIVRYLFDFRGNELIDEVVASDATRNSAEAIEGYLARAESSFLDADGNGEANALTDGIINLRFLFGVQGEELVDGVLGEGATRTSGEEVGEYLEGFL, from the coding sequence ATGTCTGCCAATTTTAGCCCCTTTTCTATCTCTAATCCCTTGCTTGAGACTCTTAATTTTACCTTGTTTAAGGTTTATGAAAGTTATCAAACCTATCTCGAAAGCGACAATCCAGCAGGGGAATTTAATCCCAACCTTCCTTTATTAAATATGGAGGGGAATCGCATTGAAATCGAACTCATTCCCAAGTGGACGATCGAGCAATTAGTGAGAGATTTATCCAACTATGACTTTACTCTAGAAAGTAGCAACGATCGAGCAGTTATCGGGGAAATTTCTATTTTAGAACTGCCAGAAATTGCCCAACTAGAAACGTTAACTTTGGTTCGCCCTCATTACAATCCCATCAATAATGAAATCGGAGTAAACGATAAAGCAACCACTTATTTAGAGAATCCTTTTGTCACTAATACAGAGATGGACAAATTGGGATTTCATCTCACGAATCTTTACCATCGAGGATTAGAAAACCCGAATCATATTGATGAGATGTTTCCTTATCTTGATCTCCAAGAAGGACAAGTCACGATAGAATTATTTGCGACAGAAAATCCCAGTGAATTACTCGCAGATTTAAATCAATTTGACTTTTCTCTCAATAGTTCTTTCGGACAAATTATTACGGGTGACATCTCGGTTTCTGAGTTAAATCGTCTCGCTGCATTGGACAGCTTACATTTTGCTCGTCCAGTATATCAACCCCTTGCTGATGTCGGTAGTACCACTTCCCAAGCGGATGTTTCTACTAATTCTGATGTAGCCAGAGAAGTCTTTGGGGTGACTGGAGAAGGAGTCACTATTGGGGTTTTATCTGATAGTTACAACAACCTCGGTGGCGCAGCGAATGATATGGCGACGGGAGATTTACCGAATGAAATTGATGTTTTAGCAGACTTAAGTCGAGGGGGAAGTGATGAAGGACGAGCTATGCTACAGTTAGTCCATGATATTGCTCCAGATGCTGACTTATCTTTTCGCACTGCTTTCGGAGGAAAAACTGATTTTGCTCAAGGGATTTTAGACTTAGCAGAGGCAGGAGCAGATATCATTGTTGATGATGTGATTTATTTGAATGAACCTTTTTTTCAAGACGGAATTATTGCTCAAGCGGTTGATGAAGTTGTGGCGCAAGGAGTGAGTTATTTTTCCTCAGCAGGAAACAGTGGTCGTAAAAGTTATGAAAGCGAGTTTCGTAACAGTGGCGAAGTTTTTGATCTTGGTCGTTTTCAGTTAGACGCACATGATTTTGATCCTGGAGAGGGAGTTGATTTATTTCAAGAAATTACAATTCCGACGGGTGGACAAGTCAGTTTTTCTTTTCAGTGGGATGAGCCGTTTTTCTCGGTGAGTGGTGGCAATGGGGCGAGAAATGATATTGATATTTTTCTGTTAGATGAAGATAAAACAAATATTCTTGCTGGCAGTTTAGATGCTAATATTGGCAATGATCCGATCGAGATTTTTAGTTTTACTAACGATGGTTCATTTGACAGTAATCAGTTTCATATTGCTATTGGCAAAACTTTAAATAGTGATGCACCAGATTTAATGAAATATGTGGGGTTTGGTAATTTTTCGGTGCAAGAATTTGACACTGAAAGTAGTACCTTGTTCGGTCATGCCAATGCCACAAGTGCCGAAGCAGTGGGGGCGGCTTTCTTTGGTGATACACCTGCCTTTGGCACGAATCCGCCAGAAATTGAATCTTTTTCGGCGGCAGCTGGAACACCGATTTTGTTCGATACGGAAGGAAACCGTTTACCAGAGGCGGAAATCCGACAAAAACCCGAAATTGTCGCCCCTGATGGCACAAATACGACGTTTTTCGGCAATGATATTGCTGCGGATGCAGATTCTGATCCCAATTTCTTTGGCACGTCTGCGGCTGCCCCTCATGCGGCGGCGGTGGCAGGATTACTCAAGGAGGCTGATCCCAGTTTAAACCCGACAGAAGTCTCTAATCTCCTGAAAAGTACGGCTATAGATATGGATGATCCAGCGACACCAGAGTTTGATACGGGGTTTGATTCCAGAACGGGATATGGTCTCATTCAGGCGGATGAGGCGTTGGGTGCGTTGGAGAATGATCAGCAAGTGTTAGCGGCGGCGGAAAGTTTGACGTTGGATGTGGATGGCAATGGCGATGCCGATGCGTTGACGGATGGGTTATTAATTGTTCGCTATTTGTTCGATTTTAGAGGCAATGAGTTGATTGATGAGGTGGTTGCGTCTGATGCTACTCGCAACAGCGCGGAAGCCATTGAGGGCTATTTAGCGAGGGCTGAGTCGTCTTTTTTAGATGCGGATGGTAATGGCGAGGCAAATGCCCTTACTGATGGCATCATTAACCTACGATTTTTGTTTGGGGTGCAAGGGGAAGAGTTGGTGGATGGGGTTTTGGGAGAAGGGGCGACTCGCACTAGCGGTGAGGAAGTTGGAGAGTATTTAGAAGGGTTTTTATAG
- a CDS encoding DUF3769 domain-containing protein — translation MLFADIPPPPSSQFIPDSNVSQIAFIQPLNTMNAGQKINQVRLKVRGGKTKTWTIVQRETETAPGILEITANRQTYDPETQIITASGNVNARFSQGILVADELKINVETRMAVGTGNVTFQRGEQVLKGDRFEYNFLQDEGLISNGFGEVYQPTLQRDTSLNQNLPPTPLPSESIEDVSQESQYQFSVGGGRDIENFSFPETGGELNRLRFSAEEIQFDGRNWIARNVRITNDPFSSPELEIRADTAKFRQVSPLVDEIVTSQQRLVFDDGFSVPIPRNRIVLDRRERSPRLVDFGFDSDDRGGLYLERGFTLLDQPQWNLSVTPQYFVQQALLDDSLADSAVFGLETRLTGNLTPRTNLSTNLEITGFEQDVLEDNLRGSIRLQQAIGRGKAEHNLNLEASFRDRLFNGSLGFQTVQSSVGAVITSPTFPLGDTGINFSYQGGIQRINAETDVAALLEPNRENDRINLTRYQVATDFNWGTSLWTGDTLPATKEEGLRYTPSPVRPNLRLTTRVRGVTTLYSSGDDQNSISLTVGLSGQLGNFSEKTFDYTSFNASYTQVIGEGESPFEFDRIADRKRLSLGVMQQVYGPFLAGVQTSLNLDDGEVISSNIILEYSRRTYNLRLRFNPTQEIGSVSIQINGFNWKGSPNAFDDFQSVEDGVIQ, via the coding sequence ATGCTATTTGCTGACATTCCCCCACCGCCAAGTTCCCAATTTATTCCTGATTCCAATGTATCTCAAATTGCTTTCATCCAACCGCTAAACACGATGAATGCTGGACAAAAAATCAATCAAGTTCGCTTAAAAGTTAGAGGAGGAAAAACTAAAACTTGGACAATTGTACAGAGAGAAACGGAAACCGCGCCAGGGATTTTAGAAATTACGGCGAATCGTCAAACCTATGATCCAGAAACTCAAATTATCACCGCATCTGGAAATGTGAACGCCCGTTTTTCTCAAGGAATATTAGTCGCAGATGAACTAAAAATTAATGTAGAAACTCGGATGGCGGTGGGAACTGGAAATGTTACGTTTCAACGCGGGGAACAAGTTTTAAAAGGCGATCGATTTGAGTATAATTTTCTTCAAGATGAAGGGTTAATTAGTAATGGGTTTGGAGAAGTTTATCAGCCGACGTTACAACGGGATACGTCTTTAAACCAGAATTTACCGCCAACCCCTTTACCATCGGAATCGATCGAAGATGTCTCCCAAGAATCACAATATCAGTTTTCTGTGGGTGGTGGACGGGATATCGAGAACTTTTCCTTTCCCGAAACGGGTGGCGAATTGAATCGCTTACGATTTTCAGCAGAAGAGATTCAGTTTGATGGGAGAAATTGGATCGCAAGGAATGTTCGCATCACTAATGATCCCTTTTCTTCTCCTGAATTAGAAATTCGCGCTGATACCGCTAAATTTCGTCAAGTTTCCCCGTTAGTCGATGAAATCGTCACCTCTCAACAACGTTTAGTCTTTGATGATGGGTTTAGTGTTCCCATTCCTCGTAATCGGATTGTACTTGATCGACGGGAACGTTCTCCTAGATTAGTAGATTTTGGATTTGACTCGGACGATCGCGGCGGGTTATATCTAGAGAGAGGATTTACCCTCCTTGACCAACCGCAATGGAATTTGTCTGTTACCCCCCAGTATTTTGTTCAACAGGCTTTATTGGACGATTCTCTCGCAGATAGCGCCGTTTTTGGACTCGAAACCCGTCTCACTGGAAACTTGACTCCTCGCACTAATTTAAGCACTAATTTAGAAATTACAGGGTTTGAACAAGATGTCTTGGAAGATAATTTACGGGGAAGCATTCGTTTACAGCAAGCGATCGGACGAGGAAAAGCTGAACATAATCTTAATTTAGAAGCGAGTTTCCGCGATCGATTGTTTAATGGTTCTTTAGGGTTTCAAACCGTACAAAGTAGCGTTGGCGCTGTGATTACGTCTCCCACTTTCCCTCTCGGTGACACAGGGATTAATTTTAGTTATCAGGGAGGAATCCAACGCATCAACGCGGAAACCGATGTCGCCGCTTTATTAGAACCAAATCGAGAAAATGATCGGATTAATCTTACTCGTTATCAAGTCGCAACGGATTTTAATTGGGGAACATCCCTTTGGACTGGAGACACTTTACCCGCGACGAAAGAAGAAGGATTACGTTATACTCCCTCCCCAGTGCGTCCGAACTTACGATTAACCACGAGAGTGAGAGGCGTAACCACCCTTTACAGTAGCGGTGATGATCAAAACTCGATCAGTCTAACTGTCGGGTTAAGCGGACAACTGGGGAATTTCTCTGAGAAGACCTTTGATTATACTAGCTTCAATGCAAGTTATACACAAGTCATCGGGGAAGGGGAATCTCCCTTTGAATTCGATCGCATCGCCGATCGAAAACGGTTATCGTTAGGAGTAATGCAACAAGTTTATGGTCCTTTTCTCGCTGGTGTCCAAACTTCTCTCAACCTTGATGATGGCGAAGTCATCAGTAGCAACATTATCTTAGAATACTCTCGCCGCACTTATAACCTGCGTCTCCGTTTCAATCCCACCCAAGAAATTGGATCAGTATCCATCCAAATTAATGGTTTCAACTGGAAAGGGTCTCCCAATGCCTTTGATGACTTTCAATCCGTAGAAGATGGGGTCATACAGTAA
- the lysS gene encoding lysine--tRNA ligase, with translation MSASPEKNPQQSASSLSEIRATRIQKVETLKQEGLNPFAYKWEITAYAEALQQQYVNLENGEEIDTEVSIAGRIIARRVFGKLAFFTLQDETGTIQLYLDKKQITAEMDHLDNAFNLLKKQTDTGDILGVKGTIKRTEKGELSVKVNQYEILTKSLLPLPDKWHGLTDTEKRYRQRYVDLIVNPNVRETFRKRAKIISAMRRYLESAGFLEIETPVLQGEAGGADARPFVTYHNTLEMDLYLRIATELHLKRLIVGGFDRVFELGRIFRNEGVSTRHNPEFTSIELYQAYADYYDMMNLTEEIITCAANEVLGSLILYYQGETIDLNSPWKRATMHELVEEKTGVDFTQFSKFAEAKAAAENAGINVPDDCESVGKLLNEAFEQTVEDTLIQPTFVLDFPKEISPLAKPHRSKPGLVERFELYISGREIANSFSELTDPIDQRERLELQAAKKAAGDLEAHNVDEDFLMALEYGMPPTGGLGIGIDRVIMLLTDSPSIRDVIAFPLLRSSRQTKPEAEE, from the coding sequence ATGTCTGCTTCTCCCGAAAAAAATCCTCAACAAAGTGCGTCTAGTTTGTCAGAAATTCGCGCCACTCGTATCCAAAAAGTAGAAACTTTAAAGCAAGAAGGGTTAAATCCGTTTGCCTATAAATGGGAAATTACTGCTTATGCAGAAGCGTTACAACAGCAATATGTTAACTTAGAAAACGGCGAAGAAATTGACACAGAAGTTTCGATCGCGGGACGAATTATTGCCCGTCGTGTCTTTGGCAAACTGGCTTTCTTTACGTTACAAGATGAAACGGGAACGATTCAACTGTATTTAGATAAAAAGCAGATCACCGCAGAAATGGATCACCTCGATAATGCGTTTAATCTCCTTAAAAAACAAACCGATACGGGAGACATTTTAGGGGTAAAAGGAACAATTAAACGCACGGAAAAAGGAGAACTTTCCGTCAAAGTCAATCAATATGAAATTTTGACAAAATCTCTGCTTCCCCTTCCTGATAAATGGCATGGTTTGACGGATACAGAAAAGCGTTATCGTCAGCGTTATGTGGATTTAATTGTTAATCCCAATGTCCGCGAAACTTTTCGCAAACGAGCAAAAATTATTTCTGCAATGCGACGCTATCTAGAAAGTGCTGGTTTCTTAGAAATTGAAACCCCTGTTTTACAAGGAGAAGCAGGAGGCGCTGATGCTCGTCCGTTTGTGACTTATCATAATACCTTAGAGATGGATTTGTATTTGAGAATTGCAACGGAACTTCATCTCAAACGCTTGATTGTCGGTGGGTTTGACAGAGTTTTTGAGTTAGGAAGAATCTTCCGCAATGAAGGGGTTTCTACTCGTCATAATCCTGAGTTTACTTCGATCGAGTTGTATCAAGCCTATGCGGATTATTATGATATGATGAATCTAACGGAGGAAATTATTACTTGTGCGGCGAATGAAGTTTTAGGGTCTTTAATTCTCTACTATCAAGGGGAAACGATCGACTTAAATTCGCCTTGGAAACGTGCAACAATGCACGAATTAGTTGAGGAAAAAACAGGGGTTGATTTCACTCAGTTTAGTAAGTTTGCAGAAGCAAAAGCTGCAGCAGAAAATGCTGGAATTAATGTTCCCGATGATTGTGAGTCTGTTGGTAAACTCCTCAATGAGGCGTTTGAACAAACCGTCGAAGATACATTGATTCAACCGACATTTGTTCTCGATTTTCCCAAAGAAATTTCTCCCTTAGCCAAGCCGCATCGATCGAAACCAGGATTAGTAGAAAGATTTGAATTGTATATTTCGGGACGAGAAATTGCCAACAGTTTTTCGGAGTTAACTGATCCCATTGATCAAAGAGAACGTTTAGAATTACAAGCCGCCAAAAAAGCCGCTGGTGATTTAGAAGCGCACAATGTCGATGAAGATTTTTTGATGGCTTTAGAGTATGGAATGCCTCCCACTGGTGGCTTAGGAATTGGCATCGATCGCGTGATCATGTTATTAACAGATTCCCCCAGTATCCGAGATGTGATCGCGTTTCCCCTCCTCAGAAGTAGTCGTCAAACCAAACCAGAAGCCGAAGAATAA
- a CDS encoding TrmH family RNA methyltransferase translates to MLTSIKNPLIKTIRKLHTGKHRKAQNLQLLEGTNLVSAAYEVGYPLEVVCYTESWREKHSVLFSQIEQFAERTELVSPYVFDAIALTKTPDGVSAIAPRFSFPPINLSEVKLGLILEQLQDPGNMGTILRTAAATGVDQIWASENSVEFDHPKVLRSSVGACFRVGMRVETDLAAIIQDFPGQVIATLPTAAKTYWEVDFLQPTLILLGNEGAGLSPTLADLAQEQIQIPVAAGIESLNASIAASLLLYERKRQESL, encoded by the coding sequence TTGCTTACCAGTATCAAAAATCCCCTGATCAAAACCATCCGAAAACTTCATACAGGTAAACACCGCAAAGCGCAAAATCTCCAGCTTTTGGAAGGCACAAATTTAGTTAGCGCCGCTTATGAGGTGGGTTATCCCCTAGAAGTGGTTTGCTACACTGAATCTTGGCGGGAAAAGCATTCTGTATTGTTTTCGCAAATTGAACAGTTTGCCGAACGAACGGAACTGGTTTCTCCCTATGTCTTCGATGCGATCGCTCTGACAAAAACCCCCGATGGTGTGAGTGCGATCGCGCCGCGTTTTTCCTTCCCCCCCATTAACCTCTCAGAGGTGAAACTGGGATTAATTCTCGAACAACTCCAAGACCCTGGTAACATGGGAACCATCCTTCGCACCGCCGCCGCTACTGGTGTGGATCAAATTTGGGCGAGTGAAAACAGTGTCGAATTTGATCATCCGAAAGTTTTGCGATCGTCTGTAGGGGCTTGTTTTCGCGTCGGGATGCGAGTCGAAACCGACTTAGCTGCCATCATCCAAGACTTTCCAGGACAAGTTATTGCCACCCTTCCCACCGCAGCCAAAACCTACTGGGAGGTAGATTTTCTCCAGCCAACGCTTATTTTACTGGGAAACGAAGGCGCTGGTTTATCACCGACTCTCGCTGATTTAGCACAAGAACAAATCCAAATTCCAGTCGCCGCTGGAATAGAATCCTTAAACGCTTCGATCGCTGCATCTCTTCTCTTATACGAAAGAAAGAGACAGGAAAGCCTATAA
- a CDS encoding ferredoxin-thioredoxin reductase catalytic domain-containing protein codes for MTANTENQTENQNPNLSGDSALKLMRNFSQKYAKQTGTYFCADLSVTSVVIEGLAKHKEELGAPLCPCRHYEDKEAEVKQGYWNCPCVPMRERKECHCMLFLTEDHDFAGEEQDIDLDYIKEVRETMG; via the coding sequence ATGACCGCTAACACCGAAAACCAAACGGAAAACCAAAACCCGAATCTAAGTGGAGATTCAGCACTAAAATTGATGCGGAATTTCTCTCAAAAATACGCCAAGCAAACAGGAACATATTTCTGTGCTGACTTGTCTGTCACCTCTGTTGTCATTGAGGGATTAGCCAAGCATAAGGAAGAACTTGGTGCGCCTTTGTGTCCTTGTCGCCACTATGAAGATAAAGAAGCAGAAGTTAAACAAGGATATTGGAACTGTCCTTGTGTTCCCATGCGAGAACGGAAGGAATGCCACTGTATGCTATTTTTAACGGAGGATCATGACTTCGCTGGAGAGGAACAAGATATCGATTTAGATTATATTAAGGAAGTTCGAGAAACGATGGGATAA
- a CDS encoding biotin--[acetyl-CoA-carboxylase] ligase, translating into MARTFLKMNDYTWQQQVLPIYHFEQLASTNETAWELFQQGKTPPFLVTAAEQTAGKGQWGRQWVSSRGGLYLSLLLTPHWAIEQPSHLTISSVFGVTEILASYQIPIEIKWLNDLFLQRKKLGGILTETRVKNRDLKAVVIGIGVNWSNVVPEMGIALKDYLEASQIETYFHPSPALKLGSHQFYFPPKLINFHHLKYIVITGLLWGYQRYSQEGLTHILPQYEARLIQSSPTN; encoded by the coding sequence ATGGCAAGAACTTTTTTAAAAATGAATGATTACACTTGGCAACAGCAGGTTTTACCCATTTACCACTTTGAACAGTTAGCCTCCACCAATGAAACCGCTTGGGAATTATTTCAACAGGGGAAAACGCCGCCTTTCCTCGTCACCGCAGCCGAACAAACTGCGGGAAAAGGACAATGGGGACGACAATGGGTTTCCAGTCGGGGAGGGCTATATTTGTCTCTGTTACTCACTCCCCACTGGGCGATCGAGCAACCTTCCCATTTGACCATTAGTAGTGTGTTTGGTGTCACTGAAATATTAGCATCCTATCAAATTCCGATCGAGATTAAATGGTTAAACGATCTCTTTTTACAGCGCAAGAAATTGGGAGGAATCCTAACAGAAACTCGCGTCAAAAATCGAGATTTAAAAGCAGTAGTGATTGGGATTGGAGTTAACTGGAGTAATGTTGTTCCTGAGATGGGAATCGCCTTGAAAGATTACTTAGAAGCCAGTCAAATCGAGACTTACTTCCATCCTTCTCCAGCATTGAAATTAGGATCGCATCAATTTTACTTTCCCCCGAAACTAATCAATTTCCATCACTTAAAATACATTGTGATTACAGGATTACTTTGGGGATATCAACGTTACTCTCAAGAAGGTTTAACCCATATCTTACCTCAATACGAAGCTCGCTTAATCCAGTCATCACCCACGAACTAA
- a CDS encoding Uma2 family endonuclease gives MVITDFKPQFYTPEAYLELEENTEARHEYRDGEIIPMTGGTTNHNEIAGNLYANLKFSLKKRNYRVYIGDVKLWIPRYRQYTYPDVMVISGKPVYADQGTTTVMNPILITEVLSKSTQNYDQGDKFLAYRSIPELQEYILIDQTCYHVMTYSKQNDQQWLLTEYDREEAVIHFNSFEFEISLSDLYDGVDFSLSSIG, from the coding sequence ATGGTGATAACAGACTTTAAACCTCAATTTTACACTCCTGAAGCCTACTTAGAGTTAGAAGAAAACACGGAAGCGAGACATGAATATCGCGATGGAGAGATTATTCCCATGACTGGGGGAACAACCAATCATAATGAGATTGCTGGTAATTTATATGCAAATCTTAAATTTAGTTTAAAAAAACGAAATTATCGAGTTTACATTGGTGATGTCAAACTATGGATTCCTCGTTACCGTCAATACACTTACCCTGATGTGATGGTAATCTCAGGAAAACCAGTGTATGCGGATCAAGGAACAACCACAGTGATGAATCCAATTTTAATTACTGAAGTTTTATCAAAATCAACTCAAAATTATGATCAGGGGGATAAGTTTTTAGCTTATCGTTCAATTCCTGAATTACAAGAATATATCTTAATTGACCAAACTTGCTATCACGTAATGACATACAGCAAACAAAATGATCAGCAATGGTTACTCACAGAATATGATAGAGAAGAAGCAGTGATTCATTTTAATAGTTTTGAGTTTGAAATTTCTCTTTCTGATTTATATGATGGGGTTGATTTTAGTTTAAGTTCAATCGGATGA